Proteins encoded in a region of the Frondihabitans sp. 762G35 genome:
- the iolB gene encoding 5-deoxy-glucuronate isomerase — translation MSTDPSWFHPRGSLARDGWESVVDTRLAGWQHTGLRVADLRAEAPLTLPSGDVERMVVPLTGDVVVEWADARGGSGTERLAGRASVFDGPADLVYLGVGTSATVSGAGRVAVAEAPADQVLDVQVLRAADIPVEIRGAGRSTRQVHNFGTPAGLHAQKLLVCEVVTPAENWSSYPPHKHDEQVAGVESRLEEIYYFESEVTRGASAPEASDPFGLFSTYSSPAGRIDVNRLVRTGDVALVPFGYHGPAAAAPGYDLYYLNVMAGPDPERVWNITDDPNHAWVRSQWTEQEPDPRLPYLPTAAPKGRRR, via the coding sequence ATGAGCACCGATCCCTCCTGGTTCCACCCCCGCGGCTCGCTGGCGCGCGACGGGTGGGAGTCCGTCGTCGACACCCGGCTCGCCGGCTGGCAGCACACGGGCCTCCGCGTCGCCGACCTGCGCGCAGAAGCCCCGCTGACGCTGCCGTCAGGCGACGTCGAGCGGATGGTCGTGCCGCTCACGGGCGACGTCGTCGTCGAGTGGGCCGACGCCCGCGGCGGCTCCGGCACGGAGCGCCTCGCGGGGCGCGCCTCCGTGTTCGACGGGCCCGCGGACCTCGTCTACCTCGGCGTCGGGACGAGCGCGACGGTGAGCGGCGCCGGGCGGGTCGCGGTGGCCGAGGCTCCTGCCGACCAGGTGCTCGACGTGCAGGTGCTCCGCGCGGCGGACATCCCCGTGGAGATCCGCGGGGCGGGCCGCTCGACCCGCCAGGTCCACAACTTCGGGACCCCGGCGGGCCTCCACGCGCAGAAGCTCCTCGTCTGCGAGGTGGTCACCCCCGCCGAGAACTGGTCGTCGTACCCGCCGCACAAGCACGACGAGCAGGTCGCCGGCGTCGAGTCGCGGCTGGAGGAGATCTACTACTTCGAGTCGGAGGTGACCCGCGGCGCCTCGGCCCCCGAGGCATCCGACCCGTTCGGCCTCTTCTCGACCTACAGCTCGCCCGCCGGCCGGATCGACGTGAACCGCCTCGTCCGGACGGGCGACGTCGCACTCGTCCCGTTCGGCTACCACGGCCCCGCGGCCGCCGCCCCCGGGTACGACCTCTACTACCTGAACGTCATGGCCGGTCCCGACCCGGAACGGGTGTGGAACATCACCGACGACCCGAACCACGCCTGGGTCCGCTCGCAGTGGACCGAGCAGGAGCCGGACCCCCGCCTCCCCTACCTCCCCACCGCAGCACCGAAAGGACGACGTCGATGA
- the iolD gene encoding 3D-(3,5/4)-trihydroxycyclohexane-1,2-dione acylhydrolase (decyclizing) gives MTTKRMTVGQALVEFLANQWTVDGDVRERTIPGVFGIFGHGNVAGVGQALKQLHVERPGLLPYHQARNEQAMVHQAVGFARMHRRRATFASTASVGPGAANMLTAAALATTNRLPALLLPSDTFATRVSDPVLQQLELPHDTSIQVTDAFRPLSRFFDRVDLPEQLFSIALSALRVLTDPAETGAVTIALPEDVQAEALDVPEEFLRPREWHLRRPVPERGPLDRAVAAIRAAKRPVIVAGGGVLYAGAEGRLDEFARLTGIPVGTTQAGGGSLVWDHPQYLGGIGATGTAAANAIAAEADVVIGIGTRYSDFTTASRTAFQDPRVTFVNVNIASFDAYKHGSQLPVVADAREALEALTAALSGHSVKSAYAERIATEKARWDALVDETFAPSGLALPGQPEIIGTVQRASDPTDVVVQAAGSLPGDLHKLWRVRDPLGYHVEYAFSCMGYEIAGGLGVKRAAPDRDVIVMVGDGSYLMLHTELVTAVAEGIKIIVVLIQNHGFASIGHLSETVGADRFGTLYRRLDRDALDFQGDEILPVDLAMNARSYGIDVIEIDPTADAIPALARAVATAKASTTSTFIHVNSDPLIYGPEGDGWWDVPVAQVSTLDSTRAALDSYREQRARQRPLLG, from the coding sequence ATGACGACGAAGCGCATGACCGTCGGCCAGGCCCTGGTCGAGTTCCTGGCCAACCAGTGGACCGTCGACGGCGACGTCCGGGAGCGCACGATCCCCGGCGTCTTCGGGATCTTCGGCCACGGCAACGTCGCCGGCGTCGGCCAGGCGCTCAAGCAGCTGCACGTGGAGCGTCCCGGGCTCCTGCCCTACCACCAGGCCCGGAACGAGCAGGCGATGGTCCACCAGGCCGTCGGCTTCGCCCGAATGCACCGCCGCCGCGCCACCTTCGCGAGCACCGCCTCGGTCGGGCCCGGAGCCGCGAACATGCTCACGGCGGCCGCCCTCGCCACGACGAACCGGCTGCCGGCGCTGCTCCTGCCGAGCGACACCTTCGCGACGCGGGTGAGCGACCCCGTGCTGCAGCAGCTCGAGCTGCCGCACGACACTTCGATCCAGGTGACCGACGCGTTCCGGCCGCTGTCGCGCTTCTTCGACCGGGTCGACCTTCCCGAGCAGCTGTTCTCCATCGCGCTGTCCGCCCTGAGGGTCCTCACCGATCCCGCCGAGACGGGCGCCGTCACGATCGCCCTCCCGGAGGACGTCCAGGCGGAGGCGCTCGACGTGCCCGAGGAGTTCCTGCGACCGCGCGAGTGGCACCTCCGGCGCCCTGTACCCGAACGCGGCCCCCTCGACCGCGCCGTCGCGGCGATCCGAGCGGCGAAGCGCCCCGTGATCGTCGCGGGTGGCGGGGTGCTCTACGCGGGCGCCGAGGGGCGGCTCGACGAGTTCGCCCGCCTCACGGGCATCCCCGTCGGCACGACGCAGGCCGGAGGCGGCTCGCTCGTCTGGGACCACCCGCAGTACCTGGGCGGGATCGGCGCCACCGGCACCGCCGCCGCCAACGCGATCGCGGCCGAGGCCGACGTGGTGATCGGCATCGGCACCCGCTACAGCGACTTCACGACGGCCTCGCGCACGGCGTTCCAAGATCCCCGCGTGACCTTCGTCAACGTGAACATCGCGTCGTTCGACGCCTACAAGCACGGGTCGCAGCTCCCCGTCGTGGCCGACGCCCGGGAGGCGCTCGAGGCGCTGACGGCGGCGCTCTCCGGCCACTCCGTCAAGTCCGCCTACGCCGAGCGCATCGCGACCGAGAAGGCGCGCTGGGACGCCCTCGTCGACGAGACGTTCGCCCCGTCCGGCCTCGCCCTGCCGGGCCAGCCGGAGATCATCGGAACGGTCCAGAGGGCCAGCGACCCCACCGACGTGGTCGTCCAGGCCGCGGGGTCGCTGCCGGGCGACCTCCACAAGCTCTGGCGGGTCCGCGACCCCCTCGGCTACCACGTCGAGTACGCGTTCTCGTGCATGGGCTACGAGATCGCGGGCGGCCTCGGCGTCAAGCGCGCCGCCCCCGACCGCGACGTGATCGTGATGGTGGGCGACGGCTCCTACCTGATGCTCCACACGGAGCTGGTGACCGCCGTCGCCGAGGGCATCAAGATCATCGTCGTCCTCATCCAGAACCACGGCTTCGCCTCCATCGGCCACCTGTCCGAGACGGTCGGGGCCGACCGCTTCGGCACGCTGTACCGCCGACTCGACCGCGACGCCCTCGACTTCCAGGGCGACGAGATCCTGCCGGTCGATCTGGCCATGAACGCGAGGAGCTACGGCATCGACGTCATCGAGATCGACCCGACCGCCGACGCGATCCCCGCTCTGGCCCGTGCCGTGGCGACCGCGAAGGCCTCGACGACGAGCACGTTCATCCACGTCAACAGCGACCCGCTGATCTACGGTCCCGAGGGCGACGGCTGGTGGGACGTCCCCGTGGCCCAGGTCTCGACCCTCGACAGCACCCGCGCCGCGCTCGATAGCTACCGCGAGCAGCGGGCCCGTCAGCGCCCGCTCCTCGGCTGA
- a CDS encoding CoA-acylating methylmalonate-semialdehyde dehydrogenase, with the protein MTTESPTEQSSQADLPLVAHWIDGTQRPGRSGRTAPVYDPALGVVTKTVSLADRAEVDEAVASAAKAFPAWRDMSITKRQQIMFRFRELLNERKGDLAEILTSEHGKVLSDALGEITRGLEVVELATGFPHLIKGEFSQQVSTGVDVYSTKSPLGVVGIISPFNFPAMVPMWFFPIALAVGNTVVLKPSEKDPSSAMFLADLLREAGLPDGVFTVLHGDKEAVDGLLEHPDVKSISFVGSTPIAQYIYETAARHGKRVQALGGAKNHMLVLPDADLDLVADSAINAGFGSAGERCMAISVVVAVEPVADELIDKIRSRMAGLTIGDGRRSCDMGPLVTRQHRDKVASYIDVALEDGADVVVDGRGIEVDGDASGFWLGPTLIDRVPLTSRVYTEEIFGPVLSVVRVASYEEGVALINAGAFGNGTAIFTNDGGAARRFQNEIEVGMIGINVPIPVPVAYYSFGGFKDSIFGSSKAYGLQGFDFFTREKAITSRWLDPSHGGINLGFPQN; encoded by the coding sequence ATGACCACCGAAAGCCCCACCGAGCAGTCGAGCCAGGCCGACCTGCCCCTCGTCGCCCACTGGATCGACGGAACGCAGCGACCGGGCCGGAGCGGCCGCACCGCTCCCGTCTACGACCCGGCGCTCGGCGTCGTCACGAAGACCGTGTCGCTCGCCGACCGCGCCGAGGTCGACGAGGCCGTCGCCTCGGCCGCGAAGGCGTTCCCGGCCTGGCGCGACATGTCGATCACGAAGCGCCAGCAGATCATGTTCCGTTTCCGCGAGCTCCTCAACGAGCGGAAGGGCGACCTCGCCGAGATCCTCACGAGCGAGCACGGCAAGGTCCTCTCCGACGCGCTGGGCGAGATCACGCGCGGCCTGGAGGTCGTCGAACTCGCCACCGGGTTCCCGCACCTCATCAAGGGCGAGTTCTCCCAGCAGGTGTCGACCGGGGTCGACGTCTACTCGACGAAGTCGCCGCTCGGCGTCGTCGGGATCATCAGCCCGTTCAACTTCCCGGCGATGGTCCCGATGTGGTTCTTCCCCATCGCCCTCGCCGTCGGCAACACCGTCGTGCTGAAGCCGTCCGAGAAAGATCCGTCGAGCGCCATGTTCCTCGCCGACCTGCTCCGCGAGGCGGGCCTCCCCGACGGCGTCTTCACCGTCCTCCACGGCGACAAGGAGGCCGTCGACGGCCTGCTCGAGCACCCCGACGTCAAGAGCATCTCGTTCGTCGGATCGACACCCATCGCGCAGTACATCTACGAGACGGCGGCCCGGCACGGCAAGCGCGTCCAGGCCCTCGGCGGGGCCAAGAACCACATGCTCGTCCTTCCCGACGCCGACCTCGACCTCGTCGCCGACAGCGCCATCAACGCGGGGTTCGGCTCGGCCGGCGAGCGCTGCATGGCGATCAGCGTGGTCGTCGCGGTCGAGCCCGTGGCCGACGAGCTGATCGACAAGATCCGGAGCCGCATGGCCGGCCTCACGATCGGCGACGGCCGGCGCAGCTGCGACATGGGCCCCCTCGTCACGAGGCAGCACCGCGACAAGGTCGCCTCCTACATCGACGTCGCCCTCGAGGACGGCGCCGACGTCGTCGTCGACGGCCGCGGCATCGAGGTCGACGGGGACGCCTCCGGCTTCTGGCTCGGCCCGACCCTGATCGACCGGGTGCCGCTCACGAGCCGCGTCTACACCGAGGAGATCTTCGGCCCGGTCCTCTCCGTCGTGCGCGTCGCCTCCTACGAGGAGGGCGTGGCCCTCATCAACGCCGGCGCGTTCGGCAACGGGACCGCCATCTTCACGAACGACGGCGGCGCCGCGCGCCGATTCCAGAATGAGATCGAGGTCGGCATGATCGGCATCAACGTGCCGATCCCGGTGCCCGTCGCCTACTACTCGTTCGGCGGCTTCAAAGACAGCATCTTCGGTTCGAGCAAGGCGTACGGGCTGCAGGGCTTCGACTTCTTCACGCGCGAGAAGGCGATCACCTCCCGCTGGCTCGACCCGAGCCACGGCGGCATCAACCTGGGCTTCCCCCAGAACTGA